AGATGCGTCCACGCGGCGCCGCGGCGCGCGCGAAGCGCTCCGAGGATCAGGATGCCCGCGACCGCGATCACCATGGCCGGTGTCGTGACCGCGGCGACGGCGGCCGCTCCGTCCGCGTCGATCTGGAAGGTGAGGATGTCGAAGCTGTACTCGATCTTCGCGTCGCCGGCGACCGCCGCCCACAGGAACGGCGTTGCGGCGACCGCCTCGATCTGCAGACCTCGGTCGGTCTGGGCGGTGACGAACCCGAAGAGCCGCTCGCCCGCGCCGAGCGCCAGCAGTGTCGCGGCGATCGCGGCGGTGACCGCAGCTGCGGTCACCGCGAGCTCCCGTCCGCGTCGGCCGGCGGCGATCGCAGCGACCAGCAGTGCGCCGGGCCAGATCTTGACCCACGCGCCGACGGCGAGCGCGGCCGCGCCCAGGCGCGGATGCGAGGCCAGCCACAGTCCTCCGGCGAGCGCGAGTGGCACGGTGATCGCGTCGATCCGGTACATCGCGATCGGGCCGAGCAGCAGCAGCGCGGCGACCCAGAACCAGGCGGCCGCGAGGCGACGCGGTCCGCGACCTCGCAGCAGCAGGGTGAGCCCGAGCGCGTCGCACGCGGTCACCAGCAGCGCCCAGCCCACCAGGTACGCGCCGGGACCACCGAGAAGGGGCACGAACGGCACGGCGATGGCGTGCGCGGCCAGCATGGGCGGCAGCGCGAGCTGCGGGTACACCCAGCTCTCGGTGATCCCCACGATAGCGTCGCCGCCGAGCGCCGCCTGCGCCCACGGCTGATACACGAGCACGACGTCGCCCATCGGCTGGCTCGGCAGCAGCCACCCGGCGGCCGCGACGATCGCATGCACGATGAGGAACGCTGCCCATACCGGCCAGGGGCGCGACATCACCTCCGGCGCCCCGGCGTCATGACAGCAGCTCGCCGATGGCGCCGGGCAGCGCTTCGGCGACGTCGAGCGCGACGATCGGATGCCCGGCCCGCCCTCCTTCGGCCGTCGATGCGCCCGCGACTCCGGATGCCCGTGCCGCCGCCCGCCCGTGCAGCCAGACGGCTGCTGCGGCCGATTCCGCGAGAGAACGACTCGGATCGGCTGCGATGAGCGCGCCGATCACCCCGCCCAGCACGTCGCCCGTGCCGGCGGTCGACAGCCAGGCCGTGGTGTCCCCCACGACGATCGGCTCGTGATCGGGCCCGGCGATCATCGTGCGGGAGCCCTTGAGCAGCACGGTGGCCCCGAGGCGCGACGCGGTCTCGGACGCCGCCTCGACCCGTGCATCCTCGCCTGCGAGGTCGACCTCCGCGAGTCCCAGCCCAGCGCGCAGCCGCGCGAACTCGCCGGCGTGGGGTGTGAGCACCATCGGAGCGGTGCCGTCGGCGGCGAGATCCAGCGCGCCCGCGTCGACGACGACGGCGGCGTCGCCGTGCAGGATCTCCTCGAGCACCTCGCGTTCGCGTGCGTCGCGGTGCTCGGCATCCGTCCCCGATCCGATCACCCATGCACCGACCCGCGTCCGGCCGGCCTCGTCTCTGGCGACGGTCTCGGGCCGGCGGGCCAGCACGGCATCGCGCGCACCGCCGGTGTAGAGCACGTACCCGGCCCCGGCCCGCCAGGCCGCCTCGACCCCGAGCACCGCGGCGCCCGGATACGCGGCGGAGCCGGTGCGCAGTCCCACGACACCGCGCGAGTACTTGTCGTCGTCGGCGGTCGGCACCCGCAGCAGCGCACCGGTGTCGGCCCTCGTCCACTCCCGCACCATGAAGAACACGCTAGCGCGCCCTGCTCCCCCGCTCGGGCGATAGCGTCGATCTGTGACCATACTCTCGACACCACGACTCTTCGCCCCGCTCGACATCCGCTCGCTCACCGTCCGGAACCGGCTGTGGGTGTCGCCGATGTGCATGTACAGCGCCGTCGACGGCGTGCCGCAGGACTGGCACCGCACGCACCTGGCGCAGTTCGCGTCCGGCGGTGCCGGGCTGATCCTCGCCGAGGCGACCGGCGTGGTGCCCGAGGGGCGCATCTCGCCGCGCGACACCGGGATCTGGAACGACGAGCAGCGCGATGCCTGGGCGCGCATCGTCGACGACGTGCACGAGCGCGGCGGACTGATCGGCATCCAGCTCGCCCATGCCGGGCGAATGGCCTCGACGTGGTGGCCCTGGGCCGATCAGCGCGGCACCGTGCCCGCGGCCGAGGGCGGCTGGCCCACGGTCGCCCCCTCCGCGATCGCGTTCGAGGGGTACGCGGCTCCCGCCGCGCTCGACACGGCGGGCATCGAGCGGATCGTCGATGCGTTCGCCGCTGCGGCCCGGCGCGCCCTGGATGCCGGATTCGACGTGCTCGAGGTGCACGGAGCGCACGGCTATCTGCTGCACGAGTTCCTCTCCCCGCTGGCGAACGTGCGCGACGACGAGTACGGCGGTCCGCTGGCGAACCGCGCCCGGCTGCTGCTGCGCATCGTCGAGCGCGTGCGCGAGGTCGCGGGCGACGCGACCCCGGTCTTCGTGCGGCTCTCGGCCACGGACTACGCGGACGGCGGCTTCACTCCCGAAGAGGCCGCCGAGGTGGCCGCCTGGGCGATGGATGCCGGAGCCGACCTCGTCGACGTCTCGAGCGGCGGCATCGTCGCCCACCCTCGGATCGAGTACCGCCCCGGCTTCCAGGTGCCGTTCGCGCAGACCGTCCGCGCGGGCGGGCGCGTGCCCACCGCCGCCGTCGGACTGATCACCACCGGAGCGCAGGCCGAGGAGGTTCTCGCCTCGGGCGCCGCCGACGCCATCTTCGCGGGACGCGAGTGGCTGCGGGATCCGCACTTCGGCCTGCGCGCGGCCCACGAGCTGGGCGCCGAGGTGCCCTGGCCGCCGCAGTACCAGCGAGCCCACTGGCGCTGACTGCGCGAAAGCCGGCCCGGCAGGCGATCCCTGCCGGGCCGGCGTGCGTCAGCGGCGGGTCAGCGGCCGTGGCCGCGACGAGTCGCGTCCTGCACCTCGCCCACGAGCTCCTCCAGGATGTCCTCGAGGAAGAGCACGGCGGTGGTCTCGCCCGAGCGGTCGCGCACCTTGGCGAGGTGCCGCCCCGCGCGGCGCATCGAGGCCAGGGCATCCTCGAGATCGGTCTCCTCCTGAACGGGCAGCATGTGGTGGATGCGCTTGGCCGGCAGGGGCTGGGAGATCTTCTCATCGGGCTCGGGCCCCTCGGCCGCGCGCAGCACGTCCTTCAGGTGCACGTAGCCGATCGGCGAGTGCTCGTCGTCGACGATCACGTATCGCGAGAAGCCGTAGCGCGCGACCGCACGCTCGACGTCGTCCGGCGTGGCGGTCTCGGGCAGCGTGATCAGGTCGGCGAGCGGCACGGCGATGTCGCGCGCCTTCTTGTCGGTGAACTCCACGGCCGCGGCGACCGCACCGGAAGAATCGGTCAGCACGCCCTCGCGCCGCGATCGGTCGACGATCGTCGCGACCTCCTCGAGCGTGAACGTCGAGGCCGCCTCGTTCTTCGGCTGCACGCCGAACAGACGCAGCACGCCGTTGGCGATGCCGTTCAGAGCCCAGATGATGTGTCGGAACACCCGCGACACCCAGACCAGCGGCGGCGCGAGCACGAGCACGGCGCGGTCGGGTATCGAGAACGCGAGGTTCTTCGGCACCATCTCGCCGAACACGACGTGCAGGAATGACACGAGCGCGAGGGTGATCACGAACGCGCTGACCGAGATCACCGCGGGATCCCAGCCCAGCGCGTGCATCGGCACCTCGAGGAGGTGATGGATCGCGGGCTCCGAGACGTTCAGGATCAGCAGCGAGCAGATCGTGATGCCCAGCTGCGAGGTCGCGAGCATGAGGGTGGCGTGCTCCATCGCGTACAGGGCTGTCCTGGCCGCGCGGGAGCCGCGTTCGGCGAGCGGCTCGATCTGCGAGCGACGCGCCGAGATGACGGCGAACTCGCCGCCGACGAAGAAGGCGTTCGCGGCGAGCAGCACGACGAGCCAGACGAGTCCTGCCCAGTCGCTCATCGCTCGTCCTCCGTCGCGTCCTGTGCCGGGTCGGCGGTGTACCGGATGCGGTCGATCCGGCGGCCGTCCATGCGCACCACGCGCAGCACGCCGGTGCCGATCCTCACCTCGTCGTCGAGCACGGGGAGCCGCTCGAGCACGCTCATCATGTAGCCGGCGACGGTGTCGTACACCTCACCCTCGGGCACCTCGATCCCCGTGCGGGAGCGGAGCTCGTCCGGACGCAGCTCGCCGGGGAACGTGATCGAGTCGAGCCGGCGCACGATGCCGGCCCGGGAGCGGTCGTGCTCGTCGGACACCTCGCCGACGATCTCCTCGATGAGGTCCTCGAGGGTCACGATCCCGGCGGTGCCGCCGTACTCGTCGACCACGACGGCCATCTGATAGCCCTTCGTGCGAAGCTCGGCGACCAGCACGTCCAGGTGCACGGTCTCGGGCACGCGCAGCGGCTCGGTGCTCAGCGCGCCGACGGGCACCTCGGCCCGCTTCTCACGAGGCACCGACACGGCGGCCTTGACATGCACGACGCCGGTGATGTCGTCGAGGTCGTCGTCGTACACCGGGAATCGGCTGTGGCCGGTGCGCCTGGCGAGCCGGATCACGTCGTCCGCCGAGTCGCCCACCGAGATGGCGTGCATGCTCGGCCGCGGCGTCATGATGTCGTCTGCGGTGAGGCGGGCGAAGTTCAGGCTGCGATCCAGCAGCGTCGCGGTGTCCTTCTCGAGCACGCCCTGGCTCGCCGAGCGGCGCACCAGCGACGAGAGCTCCTCCGCGCTTCGCGAACCCGAGAGCTCCTCCTTCGGCTCGATGCCGATGCTGCGCAGCACGCCGTTGGCGCTGCCGTTGAGCACCACGATCGCGGGCTTGAATACGGCGGTGAACACGGTCTGGAACGGGATGACCAGCTTCGCCGTGGCGAGGGGCAGCGCGAGGGCGAAGTTCTTCGGCACCAGCTCGCCCAGGATCATCGAGAGGAAGGTCGCGACGAGCATCGCCACCGTCACGGAGATGGGCGTGGCCGCGGCATCCGGAATGCCCCACGCCTCGAGAAGCGGCGCGAGCAGCTTCGAGATGGCGGGCTCCATCGTGTAGCCGGTCAGCAGGGTCGTCAGCGTGATGCCCAGCTGCGCCGACGACAGATGCGTGGAGGTGATCTTCAGCGCGCGGATCGTCAGGCTGAGCCGGGATTCGCCCCGCGCCTGACGGGCTTCGAGCTCTGCACGGTCGAGATTGACCAGCGCGAACTCGCTGGCGACGAAGAGTCCCGTCCCCACGATGAGCAGCAGCCCCACGCCCAGCAGCAGGAATTCCATCAGCTGCGTCCCTCGACATCCTCGAGGAGCGGGCAGTGGGGCGATGTACTACAAGAAGGAGGGTCGTCCATAGTGCGCACGATCTTACAGAATGCGGCTGTGCTCGCATCGGGCGAAACGGCCAGCGCGCCAGACGATTCGGAATCCGTTTGGCATTAGGCTTGATGACTGTTACGCAAGTGCGACCCGGGCGCTGCAGCCAGCGCCAGGTGGCACGTGAGCTTCAGCGACGAAAGAGGGCGATAGAGCGTGTCGAACCAGGTGACCGGCGTCGGTGGCGACGGGGGGTTCGGAGCCAACTCCTGGCTCGTGGATGAGCTCTACGAGCAGTTCAAGAAGGACCGCAACTCGGTCGACAAGGAGTGGTGGCCGATCCTCGAGCAGTACACGCCGGATGCCGCGGCTCAGCCCGCCGGCGGCGCCCCGGCAGCGTCTGCCGAACCCGCGCACCCCGTCACCGCGCCGATCCCCGTGATCGGCGCGCAGCCCGTCGCCCGCACGACGGCGAAGCCCGCCAAGCAGGCGCCGATCCCGGCGCAGGCACCCAAGCGCGAGGCGAAGGACGAGGCGCCGGCCGAGGAGGAGCGCGTCACGCCGCTGCGCGGCATGCCGAAGACCCTCGCGGCCAACATGGATCAGTCGCTGTCGGTGCCGACCGCCACCAGCGTGCGCACGATCCCCGCGAAGCTGATGATCGACAACCGCATCGTCATCAACAACCACATGTCGCGCACCCGTGGCGGCAAGGTGAGCTTCACCCACTTGATCGGCTGGGCGCTGATCCGCACGCTCAAGGACTTCCCGAGCCAGAACGTGTTCTACGCCGAGGTCGACGGCAAGCCGTCGGTCGTCGCGCCGGCGCACGTGAACCTCGGCATCGCCGTGGACGTCCCCAAGCCCGACGGCACCAGGGCCCTGCTCGTGCCGAGCATCAAGCGCGCCGACACCATGACGTTCGGCGAGTACCTCGCCGCCTATGAGGACCTCATCGCGCGCGCGCGGGCCAACAAGCTCACCGCGGCGGACTTCGCCGGCACGACGGTCTCGCTGACCAACCCGGGTGGCATCGGCACCGTCCACTCCGTGCCCCGCCTCATGAAGGGCCAGGGCTGCATCATCGGTGCCGGCGCCCTCGACTACCCTGCCGAGTTCCAGGGATCGAGCCAGCGCACGCTCACCGAGCTGGGCATCGGCAAGACGATCACGCTGACCAGCACCTACGACCACCGCGTCATCCAGGGTGCGGGGTCGGGCGAGTTCCTGAAGAAGGTGCACGAGCTGCTGATCGGCGAGCGCAGCTTCTACGAGGACATCTTCGCGTCGCTGCGCATCCCCTACCAGCCGATCCGCTGGAACGCCGACATCGCCGTCGACCTCGCCGAGCGAGTCGACAAGCAGTCGCGCGTGCAGGAGCTCATCAACTCCTACCGCGTGCGCGGTCACCTGATGGCCGACATCGACCCGCTCGAGTATGTGCAGCGCTCCCACCCCGACCTCGAGATCGAGAGCCACGGACTCACCTTCTGGGACCTCGACCGCGAGTTCGTGACCGGCGGCTTCGGCGGCCGTCGCGTCATGAAGCTGCGCGACATCCTCGGTGTGCTGCGCGACTCCTACTGCCGCACTCTCGGCATCGAGTACATGCACATCCAGGATCCCGAGCAGCGCCGGTGGTTCCAGGAGAAGCTCGAGGTCAAGTACGTCAAGCCCAACCACGACGAGCAGCTGCGCGTGCTGCGCAAGCTCAACGAGGCCGAGGCGTTCGAGACGTTCCTGCAGACGAAGTTCGTCGGACAGAAGCGCTTCTCGCTCGAGGGCGGCGAGTCGCTCATCCCGCTGCTCGACGAGGTGCTGCAGGGCGCGGCGAACGCCGGCCTGGACGGCGCGGCGATCGGCATGGCGCACCGCGGCCGGCTCAATGTGCTCACGAACATCGCGGGCAAGACGTACGGCCAGGTGTTCCGCGAGTTCGAGGGATCGCTGACCCCAGGCAACCAGCGCGGTTCGGGCGATGTGAAGTACCACCTCGGCACCGAGGGCACGTTCATCGCCGAGGACGGCGCCGAGCTGCCCGTGTACCTGGCCGCCAACCCCTCACACCTCGAGACCGTCGACGGCGTGCTCGAGGGCATCGTGCGCGCCAAGCAGGACCGCAAGCCCATCGGCACCTTCGCCTGGCTGCCGATCCTGGTGCACGGCGACGCGGCGTTCGCCGGTCAGGGCGTGGTGGTCGAGACGCTGCAGATGTCGCAGCTGCGCGGCTACCGCACCGGTGGCACGGTGCACATCGTCGTGAACAACCAGGTGGGCTTCACCACGCTGCCGACCGATTCGCGCACCTCGGTGTACGCCACCGACGTCGCGAAGACGATCCAGGCGCCGGTGTTCCACGTGAACGGCGACGACCCCGAGTCGGTCATCCATGTCGCACGTCTCGCCTTCGAGTACCGCGAGCGCTTCCACCGCGACGTCGTCATCGACCTGATCTGCTACCGCCGGCGCGGTCACAACGAGGGCGACGACCCCTCGATGACCCAGCCGCTGATGACCGACCTCATCCAGGCGAAGCGGTCGGTGCGCAAGCTGTACACCGACGGCCTCGTCGGCCGCGGCGACATCACCGAGGAGGAGTACGACCAGGCTAAGGCGGACTTCCAGAACCGCCTCGAGATCGCCTTCGCCGAGACCCACGCCGCCGAGACGGGTGCGACGCCGATCGCCCCCGACCTGGCGCCGGTCGATGCGCAGGTGGGCGCCCCCGACGTCACCGGCGTGCCGCTCGAGGTCGTCCACCTCATCGGCGACGCGCACGCGAACAAGCCGGACGGCTTCACGGTGCACTCGAAGCTGCAGCAGCAGCTCGACAAGCGCGTGGCGATGAGCCGCGAGGGCGGCATCGACTGGGGGTTCGGCGAGCTGCTCGCCTTCGGGTCGCTGCTCGTCGAGGGCACTCCCGTGCGCCTCGCCGGACAGGACTCCCGTCGCGGCACGTTCGTGCAGCGTCATGCTGTGCTGCACGACCGCCGCAACGGCCAGGAGTGGCTGCCCCTCGCCAACCTGTCCGACAGTCAGGGCCGCTTCTTCGTCTACGACTCGCTGCTCAGCGAGTACGCCGCGCTCGGGTTCGAGTACGGCTACTCGGTCGAGAACCCGGATGCCCTCGTGCTCTGGGAAGCGCAGTTCGGCGACTTCGCCAACGGCGCCCAGTCGGTGATCGACGAGTACATCTCGGCCGCCGAGCAGAAATGGGGCCAGCAGTCCAGCGTGGTCATGCTGCTGCCGCACGGCTACGAGGGGCAGGGCCCCGATCACTCCTCCGCGCGCATGGAGCGCTTCCTGCAGCTGTGCGCGCAGGAGAACATGTACGTGGCCCGCCCCTCCACGCCGGCGTCGTACTTCCACCTGCTGCGTCGCCAGGCCTACGCCCGTCCGCGCAAGCCGCTGATCGTCTTCACGCCGAAGGCGATGCTGCGTCTGCGCGGTGCGACCAGCGAGGTCGAGGACTTCACCGCGGGCCGCTTCGAGCCGGTGATCGACGACGACCGCGGTCTCGACCGCGACGCCGTCACCCGGGTGCTCGTGCACTCGGGCAAGATCCACTGGGATCTGCGCAGCGAGCTCGAGAAGAACCCGAATCGCCAGATCGCGCTGGTGCGCCTCGAGCAGCTCTACCCGACGCCGATCGACGAGCTGAAGGCGATCACCGACTCGTACCCGAACGCCGAGCTCGTGTGGGTGCAGGACGAGCCCGAGAACCAGGGCGCCTGGCCGTTCCTGGCGCTGCAGTTCGCCGAGGTCCCCGGACCTCGCCAGTTCCACGCGGTGACCCGTCCGGCAGCCGCGTCGCCGGCGACCGGGTCGTCGAAGGTGCACGCGGCCGAGCAGGTCGCTCTGCTGAAGACCGCGCTGAGCATCGGCTGACGCTCGAGCGGATGCGAGAGGCCGCCATCGGATGGCGGTCAGTACCAGATGCCGAGCAGCGGCGAAGGCGTCGTCAGGAACGCCAGGGAGAGGGCTTCGACCGCGGCGTCGGCGCCGTGGATGCGACCGGCTGCGGCGAGCTGCGCGGCAGGCACTCCCCCGGCGTAGATCGTCGACAGCTCGACCACGCCGAGCGTGACGTCCGGCGAATCCGACGTCGCGCCCAGCCGGCACCGGCCGCTGTCGTCGATGGTGATCCGCCAGTCGCCTGCCGCGAATCCGAGCGGGTCCTCGACGCGGATCACGAGATCGAGCGGCGCACGGTACGTGCGCGCGGCGAGCGCCGCCTCGACGTCGAGCACCCGCAGCCAGCCGTGGTCGTGCACCTCGGCCGTCACCGCGCGCTGATCGGCGACCAGCCAGGGCAGCGGATCGTCGATCGGACGCAGGTCGACGCGCGCCTTGTTCACCAGGTCGTGCTGCACGACGAACCGCCAGATCGCGCGCAGCGCGTCGTCGGAGGTCGTGATGATCGAGCGGATGCGCATCTCGGAGCGGAAGCCGCCCGGGACCTCGGCGAGCGTGTACGCCATGGCGCCCTGCAGCGCGCCGTCCGCGTCGGTGAACCGCACCCCGCGGACGGCCGCCGCCTCCTTGTCGCCCTCGGCGAGGCCCGCCATGCGCTGCCAGCGACCGCGCCACCCGGGGATCTGGCCGGAACGCACGCCTCGGGATGCCTCGTGCAGGCGCTCGAGGTCGTCGGCGAGAGTCTGCTTGTCTGCGTAGATCAGTCGCCGGCCGACGTCTCGACCCCGCCCCAGCCCGCGCGGGCCGTGTCGACGGTGAATCGCATGACGGGCACGGCGGGGCCGAAACCGTAGCGGCCGTAGATCGTCGCCTCGGATGCCGTGAGCCCGGCGACCGGGACGCCGGCGTTCGCCGCGGCTCGCAGCTCGCCCTCGAGAAGGCTGCGCGCGATGCCGCGTCGACGGTGGGTGCCGGCGACGGTGACCGAGCTGATCGCCCACATGTCGATCTCGCCACCGGGGACGCTCAACGGCGTCACCCAGCTGTTCACCGTGGCGATCGGCCAGGTGCCGGCCGACGGGTCGTAGACGCCGATGTTGCGCCGCATGCGCATGGTCTCGCGGGTCTGCGCCAGTTCGGCGTCAGTGGGGTCCTCATCGAGGAAGCCGCGCGAGTCAGCGCGGAGGAAGCCCTCCGCGTCGGCATCCACCGCCATGTCGGCGATGCGGTAGTCCAGGCCCTTCTCGCGCAGGCGTCGCTGCGACTCGAGGTCGACGGAGATGATGGTCTCTTCCGATGCGGTCATCCGTCCAGCCTAGGGGGACGTGCTCCCGCCACCGCCGTCAGTGAGTCGCCTGTGCCGCTCGCAGGCGCGCGAGCACCTGGTCGCGCAGCTCTTCGGGTGCGGTCTCCTTGCAGGCGCGCGCCACGACCTCGGTGAGGGTCTTGGCGACGAGCGCCTCGTCCTTGCATGCCTCGCAGTTCTCGAGATGCTCGCGGATCTCGAGGTGCCCGGTGCGGCACACCTCGTTGCGGAGGTACTCCTCCAGATCCCGGCGCGCCTTCTCGCAGCCGCAGTCACTCATTTCCTGCTCCTCGGTTCTGCCGCGCGGATTCCCCGTTCAGCGGCGTAGTCGGCCAGCAGCTCGCGAAGCATGCGCCTGCCACGGTGCAGACGGCTCATCACGGTGCCGATGGGGGTCTTCATGATGTCGGCGATCTCCTGGTAGGAGAACCCCTCGACGTCGGCGAGGTAGACCGCGAGGCGGAAGTCCTCCGGCACCTCCTGCAGCGCGTCCTTCACCACCGACGCCGGCATGCGGTCGATCGCCTCCGCTTCGGCGGAGCGGCCGTGCGACGCGGTCGTCGACTCGGCGCCGCCGAGCTGCCAGTCCTCGAGTTCGTCGATCGTGCCCTGGAACGGCTCTCGCTGACGCTTGCGGTAGATGTTGATGTACGTGTTCGTGAGGATGCGATACAGCCACGCCTTGAGGTTCGTGCCCTGCGTGAAGCTCGACCACGCGCCGTAGGCCTTCACAAAGGTCTCCTGCACGAGGTCGGCGGCGTCGGCCGGATTGCGCGTCATGCGCATGGCCGCGCCATAGAGCTGATCCATGAAGGGGATCGCCTGCTCCTCGAAGTCGCGTCGAGGATCGCTGGAAGCTGTCTCGTCCATCACGGGCCAGTCTAGGCGGGAGCGCACCGCGTCCGAGGGGGCGTCGACGCGGTCGAGGAGCACGTTCGCCGTCATCCGTCTTCTCCTCTCCCTCTGTCGCAGGCCTTCACTAGGCTAAGAACCGATGAGCACTGAACGGTATTCCCCCGCATCCTCGCGAGGCCGGTACGTCGCGCCGGCCGCCGAGCACGCCGTGCGCGCGTCCGTCACGATCCCCGGCTCGAAGTCGCTCACGAACCGCGAGCTGGTGATCGCCGCGATCGCCGACGGTCCCGGCCGGCTGATCCGCCCGCTGCACTCGGACGACTCGCGTCGCATGATCGAGGCGCTGCGCCAGCTGGGCGTCGGCATCGAGGAGGAGCCGTCGGACGGCGAG
The window above is part of the Microbacterium sp. nov. GSS16 genome. Proteins encoded here:
- a CDS encoding ADP-dependent NAD(P)H-hydrate dehydratase yields the protein MVREWTRADTGALLRVPTADDDKYSRGVVGLRTGSAAYPGAAVLGVEAAWRAGAGYVLYTGGARDAVLARRPETVARDEAGRTRVGAWVIGSGTDAEHRDAREREVLEEILHGDAAVVVDAGALDLAADGTAPMVLTPHAGEFARLRAGLGLAEVDLAGEDARVEAASETASRLGATVLLKGSRTMIAGPDHEPIVVGDTTAWLSTAGTGDVLGGVIGALIAADPSRSLAESAAAAVWLHGRAAARASGVAGASTAEGGRAGHPIVALDVAEALPGAIGELLS
- a CDS encoding NADH:flavin oxidoreductase/NADH oxidase; this encodes MTILSTPRLFAPLDIRSLTVRNRLWVSPMCMYSAVDGVPQDWHRTHLAQFASGGAGLILAEATGVVPEGRISPRDTGIWNDEQRDAWARIVDDVHERGGLIGIQLAHAGRMASTWWPWADQRGTVPAAEGGWPTVAPSAIAFEGYAAPAALDTAGIERIVDAFAAAARRALDAGFDVLEVHGAHGYLLHEFLSPLANVRDDEYGGPLANRARLLLRIVERVREVAGDATPVFVRLSATDYADGGFTPEEAAEVAAWAMDAGADLVDVSSGGIVAHPRIEYRPGFQVPFAQTVRAGGRVPTAAVGLITTGAQAEEVLASGAADAIFAGREWLRDPHFGLRAAHELGAEVPWPPQYQRAHWR
- a CDS encoding hemolysin family protein codes for the protein MSDWAGLVWLVVLLAANAFFVGGEFAVISARRSQIEPLAERGSRAARTALYAMEHATLMLATSQLGITICSLLILNVSEPAIHHLLEVPMHALGWDPAVISVSAFVITLALVSFLHVVFGEMVPKNLAFSIPDRAVLVLAPPLVWVSRVFRHIIWALNGIANGVLRLFGVQPKNEAASTFTLEEVATIVDRSRREGVLTDSSGAVAAAVEFTDKKARDIAVPLADLITLPETATPDDVERAVARYGFSRYVIVDDEHSPIGYVHLKDVLRAAEGPEPDEKISQPLPAKRIHHMLPVQEETDLEDALASMRRAGRHLAKVRDRSGETTAVLFLEDILEELVGEVQDATRRGHGR
- a CDS encoding hemolysin family protein codes for the protein MEFLLLGVGLLLIVGTGLFVASEFALVNLDRAELEARQARGESRLSLTIRALKITSTHLSSAQLGITLTTLLTGYTMEPAISKLLAPLLEAWGIPDAAATPISVTVAMLVATFLSMILGELVPKNFALALPLATAKLVIPFQTVFTAVFKPAIVVLNGSANGVLRSIGIEPKEELSGSRSAEELSSLVRRSASQGVLEKDTATLLDRSLNFARLTADDIMTPRPSMHAISVGDSADDVIRLARRTGHSRFPVYDDDLDDITGVVHVKAAVSVPREKRAEVPVGALSTEPLRVPETVHLDVLVAELRTKGYQMAVVVDEYGGTAGIVTLEDLIEEIVGEVSDEHDRSRAGIVRRLDSITFPGELRPDELRSRTGIEVPEGEVYDTVAGYMMSVLERLPVLDDEVRIGTGVLRVVRMDGRRIDRIRYTADPAQDATEDER
- a CDS encoding multifunctional oxoglutarate decarboxylase/oxoglutarate dehydrogenase thiamine pyrophosphate-binding subunit/dihydrolipoyllysine-residue succinyltransferase subunit, coding for MSNQVTGVGGDGGFGANSWLVDELYEQFKKDRNSVDKEWWPILEQYTPDAAAQPAGGAPAASAEPAHPVTAPIPVIGAQPVARTTAKPAKQAPIPAQAPKREAKDEAPAEEERVTPLRGMPKTLAANMDQSLSVPTATSVRTIPAKLMIDNRIVINNHMSRTRGGKVSFTHLIGWALIRTLKDFPSQNVFYAEVDGKPSVVAPAHVNLGIAVDVPKPDGTRALLVPSIKRADTMTFGEYLAAYEDLIARARANKLTAADFAGTTVSLTNPGGIGTVHSVPRLMKGQGCIIGAGALDYPAEFQGSSQRTLTELGIGKTITLTSTYDHRVIQGAGSGEFLKKVHELLIGERSFYEDIFASLRIPYQPIRWNADIAVDLAERVDKQSRVQELINSYRVRGHLMADIDPLEYVQRSHPDLEIESHGLTFWDLDREFVTGGFGGRRVMKLRDILGVLRDSYCRTLGIEYMHIQDPEQRRWFQEKLEVKYVKPNHDEQLRVLRKLNEAEAFETFLQTKFVGQKRFSLEGGESLIPLLDEVLQGAANAGLDGAAIGMAHRGRLNVLTNIAGKTYGQVFREFEGSLTPGNQRGSGDVKYHLGTEGTFIAEDGAELPVYLAANPSHLETVDGVLEGIVRAKQDRKPIGTFAWLPILVHGDAAFAGQGVVVETLQMSQLRGYRTGGTVHIVVNNQVGFTTLPTDSRTSVYATDVAKTIQAPVFHVNGDDPESVIHVARLAFEYRERFHRDVVIDLICYRRRGHNEGDDPSMTQPLMTDLIQAKRSVRKLYTDGLVGRGDITEEEYDQAKADFQNRLEIAFAETHAAETGATPIAPDLAPVDAQVGAPDVTGVPLEVVHLIGDAHANKPDGFTVHSKLQQQLDKRVAMSREGGIDWGFGELLAFGSLLVEGTPVRLAGQDSRRGTFVQRHAVLHDRRNGQEWLPLANLSDSQGRFFVYDSLLSEYAALGFEYGYSVENPDALVLWEAQFGDFANGAQSVIDEYISAAEQKWGQQSSVVMLLPHGYEGQGPDHSSARMERFLQLCAQENMYVARPSTPASYFHLLRRQAYARPRKPLIVFTPKAMLRLRGATSEVEDFTAGRFEPVIDDDRGLDRDAVTRVLVHSGKIHWDLRSELEKNPNRQIALVRLEQLYPTPIDELKAITDSYPNAELVWVQDEPENQGAWPFLALQFAEVPGPRQFHAVTRPAAASPATGSSKVHAAEQVALLKTALSIG
- a CDS encoding sterol carrier protein domain-containing protein, yielding MRSGQIPGWRGRWQRMAGLAEGDKEAAAVRGVRFTDADGALQGAMAYTLAEVPGGFRSEMRIRSIITTSDDALRAIWRFVVQHDLVNKARVDLRPIDDPLPWLVADQRAVTAEVHDHGWLRVLDVEAALAARTYRAPLDLVIRVEDPLGFAAGDWRITIDDSGRCRLGATSDSPDVTLGVVELSTIYAGGVPAAQLAAAGRIHGADAAVEALSLAFLTTPSPLLGIWY
- a CDS encoding GNAT family N-acetyltransferase codes for the protein MTASEETIISVDLESQRRLREKGLDYRIADMAVDADAEGFLRADSRGFLDEDPTDAELAQTRETMRMRRNIGVYDPSAGTWPIATVNSWVTPLSVPGGEIDMWAISSVTVAGTHRRRGIARSLLEGELRAAANAGVPVAGLTASEATIYGRYGFGPAVPVMRFTVDTARAGWGGVETSAGD
- a CDS encoding zf-HC2 domain-containing protein, which translates into the protein MSDCGCEKARRDLEEYLRNEVCRTGHLEIREHLENCEACKDEALVAKTLTEVVARACKETAPEELRDQVLARLRAAQATH
- a CDS encoding sigma-70 family RNA polymerase sigma factor, whose amino-acid sequence is MTANVLLDRVDAPSDAVRSRLDWPVMDETASSDPRRDFEEQAIPFMDQLYGAAMRMTRNPADAADLVQETFVKAYGAWSSFTQGTNLKAWLYRILTNTYINIYRKRQREPFQGTIDELEDWQLGGAESTTASHGRSAEAEAIDRMPASVVKDALQEVPEDFRLAVYLADVEGFSYQEIADIMKTPIGTVMSRLHRGRRMLRELLADYAAERGIRAAEPRSRK